ACGTCACCCGCGTCGGTGAAGGCCCATTCCCGACAGAAATTTCCGACTCGCAGGGCGAGCTGCTCCGCGCTCGCGGGCAGGAGTACGGCGCCGTCACCGGCCGCCCGCGCCGCACCGGTTGGCTCGACCTCCCGCTGCTTCGCTACTCCAACATGATCAACTCCACCGAGTGGCTCGTCGTCACCAAGATGGACGTCATGGACGAGTGCGCGGAGATCCCCGTCTGCACGCACTACAAGATCGACGGCAAGATCACCGACGTCATCCCGGCCGACATCCGCGGCTTCAAGTCCATCCAGCCCATCTACACGACACTGCCCGGCTGGAAGTCCTCGACCGCCGGCATCACGCAGTACGACAAGCTACCCAAGGCCGCGCAGGATTACCTGACCTTCATCGCGAAGGAGACCAACGCCCGCATCGGCATGATCTCCACCGGTCCAGACCGCGCGGAGACCATGATGGTCAACGGTTTTGATCAGGCGCTGGGGTAGCTGCCAGAGATCAGAGAACAGAAATCAGAGATTGTCCGTCGTCAGCGCGCTGCGAACTCGGCGTACACTTCTGTTCTCTGATTTCTGATCCCTGGTCTCTCCGGACTCTCATGGTCTCCTTCACCGTCCGCATGACCTTCCGCCCTGAAGATCGCGAAGAGATCGCCACGATCCTTCGCGAGCTCGCCGCCGCCTCGCGGCAGGAGCCCGGCTGCGTCACCTACGTTCCCCACCACATCCAGTCGGATCCCGACACCATCGTCATCTACGAGCAGTATCGCGATCAGGCGGCGCTCGACGCCCATCGCAACTCGCCGCACTTTGCCATGTATGCCATCGGCGGCCTGTTCCAGCGCATGCTGGTTCGCTCGCTCGAGATGCTCGACGCCCTCGCCTGAACCGTAGTCGCGCGGCGGATGTCACACGCCATCGTTCGCTGTCATCTCTTTGTCATTAGATAGATACGGCCGAACGGGCGTGCAGCCAATCACCTGCAAGCCACGTCCAACCCGTGTACCTCTAGCGAGGCGTCGAATCCCACGAAAGGCTCTTTGACTCGCCGCGCTGGGCGTTCTACTATCCGGTACGCAAATGCGCCTCGTAACTCGACCAATGCGCGCTCTGTTGCTCGGCTTGACCTTGTCGCTCGTCTCGCTGCCGCTCTATGCCGGCCCTCACCGGGTCTCGCATACCATGCGTGACCAGATTGAGGCGCTAGAGACGCAGTGGAAGAACGCCATTCTCTCCAATGACATCGAGGCGATGGACCGCCTGCTCTCGGACGATTACCTGGGCATCACTGCAAGCGGACAGGTCGTCACCAAGCCGCAGCAGCTCGATCGCATGCGCAGCCACAATCTCGCGCTCAGCTCGCTCAATGTCTCCGACGTCAAAATCAAGCTGATCAGCCAGCATGCTGCCATCGTGACCTCGCTGGTGCAGGTAGACGGCACCAACGACGGACGCCCGATCCACGGAAGCTTCCGGTACACACGTGTCTATCAGCGCCTCAGCGGCACCACTACCTGGAAGATCACCAGTTTTGAGGCGACGCGTGTGCCCAGCCGGCTCGCGCAGGCAGACTCCCACACACCGCAGGAGCACTAAGCGCACACGCACGCCTCATGTCCATTCATTCCTGTTAGAACTCTTACTTAGAAAAGTGCTGTCTCAGGCAACTTGCGCCTGAGACTTGGCCGCCAGAGATCGCGGCAGTGCCTTGCGTAATCCGGCTGACGTCACGTTCAATCCCATCACTCGCCGCATCAGGGAGCGTGTTCCGCCGGTCAGTTGTGCGTCTTCAGGTTCGCGAAGCGCCATACGCGTGCTCGCGGTATACAGTGTCCCGGTTTCCTGCGCGCCATCTTGAGGTTGATGAAGACTATCGGCCTTTGCGGAGGCGGTCCACGCCACCCCGCCATGTACAACCCGCTTCCAGCCAATTGCTTCGCGCGGAACCTCGCGCACAGGGACTTCGTTAGGCGTAGATCCAACGAGCGACTTCTCAACTCTCATTGGCTCTCCTTCGGGGACTTGGACATGCCCCTCCACATCAGATGAGAGTTAGTTACTTAAGGGTTGTTCCTTTTTTTGAGTTCGGTTCCTGAATTGCCTACCGGTATTCCACACTTCCCCCAAAGTATCTGCACAAGCAATGCA
The genomic region above belongs to Acidobacteriaceae bacterium and contains:
- a CDS encoding putative quinol monooxygenase, translating into MVSFTVRMTFRPEDREEIATILRELAAASRQEPGCVTYVPHHIQSDPDTIVIYEQYRDQAALDAHRNSPHFAMYAIGGLFQRMLVRSLEMLDALA
- a CDS encoding nuclear transport factor 2 family protein, giving the protein MRALLLGLTLSLVSLPLYAGPHRVSHTMRDQIEALETQWKNAILSNDIEAMDRLLSDDYLGITASGQVVTKPQQLDRMRSHNLALSSLNVSDVKIKLISQHAAIVTSLVQVDGTNDGRPIHGSFRYTRVYQRLSGTTTWKITSFEATRVPSRLAQADSHTPQEH